The genomic region CTTTCTTTGGGTTTTCTTCATGAGTATGGATTATCAATTATCCAACTCTTCATCAGACGAAGAATTTTGGGATCTTGCAAATTCATCATCAGACGAAGAATTGTTCAATTTACAAATTAGGGCTCTACAAGAAGAGAAGGGAAGGAGAAGACGTCGAGACTTTATTACGGGTCGGCTGTATAAAGATAGGGAACGTCTTCAAGGTCACCAAAGACTATTCAAAGATTATTTTTCTGAAAATCCAATTCATGGAGAAGATATATTTCAGAGGAGGTTTCGGATGCATCGAGCTTTGTTTATTCGAATTGTAGATGGGGTAACAGATTATGACTCCTACTTTGTCCAAAAAAGAGATGGGGCAAGCCGCCTTGGATTGTCTTCTCTACAAAAGTGTACAACTACGATGAGAATGCTTGCTTATGGAGTTGGGGCAGACGCTGTTGATGACTATATTCGAATTGGTGAAAGCACTGCAATTGAAGCTTTGAGAAGGTTTGTCCAAGCGGTTATTGATGTTTTTGGCGCTCAATACTTGAGAAGACCTACTGCTGAAGATATTTGCAGATTGTTATCAATTGGTGAGTGCTGTGAGTTTCGAGGAATGCTTGGTAGTATCGATTGTATGCATTGGAAGTGGAAGAATTGTCCGGTTGCTTGGAAAGGTATGTTTTCTCGTGGAGATCATTGCGAACCTTCTTTAATTCTTGAAGCTGTTGCATTAAAGGATCTTTGGATATGGCATTCATTTTTTTGGTTTACCTGGTTCCCACAATGATATCAATGTGTTGGAGCATTCACCTTTATTCGTCGACCTCCGTGAAGGCCGAGCTCCTCCGGTCAATTTTAGGGTGAATGATCATGACTATAAAATGGGATATTATTTGGCTGATGGCATATATCCATCATGGTCCACTTTTGTTAAAACTATTCCATGTCCACAAGGAGAGAAAGCAAAGAATTTTGCTAAAGCTCAAGAGGGATGCCGAAAAGATGTAGAAAGAGCTTTTGGTGTGCTTCAAACACGTTTTGCAATTGTAAAGGGGCCTGCTCGTTTTTGG from Fragaria vesca subsp. vesca linkage group LG3, FraVesHawaii_1.0, whole genome shotgun sequence harbors:
- the LOC101310791 gene encoding uncharacterized protein LOC101310791; translated protein: MDYQLSNSSSDEEFWDLANSSSDEELFNLQIRALQEEKGRRRRRDFITGRLYKDRERLQGHQRLFKDYFSENPIHGEDIFQRRFRMHRALFIRIVDGVTDYDSYFVQKRDGASRLGLSSLQKCTTTMRMLAYGVGADAVDDYIRIGESTAIEALRRFVQAVIDVFGAQYLRRPTAEDICRLLSIGECCEFRGMLGRAPPVNFRVNDHDYKMGYYLADGIYPSWSTFVKTIPCPQGEKAKNFAKAQEGCRKDVERAFGVLQTRFAIVKGPARFWDRETLQKIMKACVIMHNMIIEDEHAERIADLQPMIMKFLQGSVLNRMSNLKIC